The genomic region TTGCGATGCACGCCGCTAACAAGCAGGGCACCCCAACCACCTGCACCGGGATTACCCTTGCATGCACCATCGGTATAAATCTCAATTTCAGGCAACTTATTTATCACAACATTTGCTTCCATTCTGTAAACTGCGTGTCGCCGGACTCAGCGCGCGCGCGAATTTGCTCCTCCCTTGCCAGCGCGGGGTAATCAGACGCATCCCGTGCACACGCTTGACCGCATGAATAAAATATACGCCGCCACCCATTGCCCACCAGCGATCCCCTGCTGCCTCCATGAATTCGAAATGCTGCATCAGGCCGGCGTTGCTCAAAGGCGGGGCATAACAGCACATGCGTCCACCGACGATATCGCACCCCAGCAATGACAACCAATCCTTCAGACGGCCAAGATTGACAAAATCACCACGCCACGGGTAATCGCCGCAACTACGCTTATACCAGCGATGCAATCCCCATAGACTGCGGGGATTGAAGCCGCTGATCAGCAGATTCCCTTCGGCAATCAGCACACGTTCGGCTTCTCGCAAGATTTGATGTGGATAGTTGGAAAACTCAAGCAGATGCGGCAATACCAGCAGATCAACCGATTGATTGGCAAACGGCAAATGGGTAGGCTCTGCCAGTACATCACCGGCATGAGCGCCAACGCAAAAACGATGCGGGATACGGCTGTTACGCAACATTTCCCAGTGCGGCAAACCGATTTGCAAGGCATTGAATCCAAACAGATCGACCACAGTCTGATCGAAATATGCCTGCTCACGCTCCTGCAGATACTGCCCTAACGGACTGGTCAGCCATTCGGTAAATGAAGTGTAACGAGTTGTCATGTTATCATATAAAAAATGAATACCGATTTACACATTACCCCAATTGCCGCATTCAGCGATAATTATATATGGGTTATTCATAATCAGCGTTACGCCGTTGCGGTTGATCCCGGCGATGCCAATGCTGTGACTGCATTTCTGCGCCAGCATGATCTGTCTCTTGCCGCCATTTTAATCACCCATCATCACCATGACCATACGGGAGGCAATGAGGCGCTGGTTTTAGCCTTTAACGTTCCCGTATATGGCCCTTCGCGCGAAAGCATCCCCTGCCTGACCCATCCCTTATCGGAAAGCAGCACAATCCGGCTCGAAGAGCTTGATCTCGAACTGCGGATACTGGATGTCCCAGGGCATACCGCAGGCCATATCGCCTATTACGCAGACGGCATGCTGTTTTGCGGTGACACCTTGTTTGGCTGCGGGTGCGGCCGTTTGTTCGAGGGAACACCCGAGCAAATGCTGGCCTCGCTTAGCAAATTGGGCCAATTGCCAGAAAATACAAGCGTCTACTGCGCGCATGAATATACTTTGAGCAATATCGAATTTGCCCTCACACTGGAACCCGATAACCAGGCGCTGCAAGCCCGCGCTGCAACAGACCTTAACAGCATTCTCGAGGGCCGCCCAACTCTGCCTTCCACCATTGCCCGGGAACGGGCGACCAACCCGTTCCTGCGCTGTCACTTACCCAGCGCGCGCGTTGCTGCCCAACAGGCGACAGGCAAATCCATTACCGGTATTGTTGAAATATTCAGCGCACTGCGTACCCTCAAAAACGATTTTCGTACGTCCTAAGGGACTGACGTTTCCTTGCCCACCCGCATCGATTCCGGTATCATACCACCATGATCGAATTGCGAAATTTTGAAACTTTCCCGAATAAATTCAAGCAATTTCTGCTATGCTTCGGCTTGCTGGCACCTCTCGCGAGCATCGCAGACAGCGGCATTATCAGCTCGGCCGCCGCATCATCGAATAATACCTACATCAGTACTGCACCAACCAGCGCTTCCGGCAATGCCAACACGCAAAATTCCGCGAATGACCAGGGCGATACAGCCGATTTATGGGATCGTATCCGCATGGGTTTTGGGATGGATACGCTGGATACACCTTTGGTGGCGACGCATATCAACTGGTACGCGCAGCGTCCGGAGTATGTGCGCCGCATGGTTGAACGCAGCCGCCGCTATCTTTACCATATTCTCGGCGAAGTCGAAAAACGTGGCATGCCCACCGAGATAGCCCTTCTGCCCATGGTTGAGAGCGCATTCAACCCCATGGCTTATTCGACCAGCCATGCCTCAGGCATATGGCAATTCGTCCCGGCTACCGGCAAGGATTTCGGCCTGAAACAAAACGGCTGGTACGACGGTCGGCGCGATATTATCGCTGCCACAGACGCCGCTCTGGATTATCTGACCAAGCTGCATAACCAGTTCGGTACCTGGGAGCTGGCTCTGGCTGCCTACAATTGCGGCGAAGGCTGCGTTGCACGCGCCATTGCCAAGAATCAGGCGCAAGGCCTGCCCACAGACTATCTGAGCCTGAATCTGCCTACCGAAACGCGGCATTACGTGCCAAAATTGCTGGCCGTCAAGCAAATCATCGCCGACCCCGAAAGTGCAGGGCTTAATCTGGACAGTATTCCCAACCAGGCCTACTTCACCACCGTTACATTAACCAAACCAATCGATGTAAGCCTTGCGGCCAAGCTGGCAAATATGCCCGTCAATGAATTTGTATCGCTCAATCCTGCGTACAACAAACCGGTAGTGCGCTCGGATACCCCTGCGCAACTGTTATTGCCGGTAGACAAGGTCGACACCTTCTCCAACAATCTGCAAAACTATGATCGCCCACTCGTCACCTGGCAAGTTTACGCAGCCAAAATTGGTGAACGTATCAGCACCATTGCCAAAAAATTCGGTGTCACTGTCACATGGCTGAAGGAACATAATCCCATTCAGCTTTCACATAAAGGCAAACTCACCAGCGACCATGCACTTATGGTTCCGCTGAAAGGTAACGCTGATAACACCTATGCAACAGATAAAACCAATAATAAAATCGCTTTGGCTGAACCAGGCATAGTGAAAGTCTCGATGCAAGATACTCCAGGTCAGGGCATACCCAATAAAACCGCCAGGATCGAACAATCGCATCAGGAGAAGATGCCAAGAGAAATCACTGTCAAGGCCGGCGACACCCTGTACAACCTGGCCACACGTTATCAGGTGACAGCTCATGAACTGGCTCAATGGAACAAGATCAAACCCAATCAGCTCAAATTGGGCCAGACGCTTATCGTAGCGGCACCTAATGACAGCCACGAGACATCCAGCAAACATGAGACCAATGACAGACAAGACAAATCAGGATCACGCAAAGCAGACAAAAAACCGGTCAGACAGGAAAAGCCTCGACATTACATCGTCAGGAAAGGCGACACTCTGTCCAGCATCGCGCAAAAGTACGATCTTGCAATAGATGACATTCAGCGCTGGAACAAACTCAAGCATCACGCCGTTCTCCAACCCGGATCAAAGCTGTTGCTCAAATCCGGTTAACCTCCTGAAAACCAGAGCCATCGTTTGTGTCAGGTTTGTGTGGATTGCGCTACTGCGTGACATCTGACTACATGTGTTTCGCCAAGCCGGGTTTCCTCCGGATAGCGCTCCAGACAAACAGGTATGGCTAATGGGCAGCGCGGATGAAAATGACAGCCACCGGGAGGGTGAATGGCTGACGGCACATCGCTATTGATCACGCTGCCAGCCACCGCTCGCGTCATGCTCGGCACCGCAGCCAATAAAGCCTGAGTGTAAGGATGACGCGGCGCGGTAATGATTTCCGTAC from Sulfuriferula sp. AH1 harbors:
- a CDS encoding class I SAM-dependent methyltransferase, with the translated sequence MTTRYTSFTEWLTSPLGQYLQEREQAYFDQTVVDLFGFNALQIGLPHWEMLRNSRIPHRFCVGAHAGDVLAEPTHLPFANQSVDLLVLPHLLEFSNYPHQILREAERVLIAEGNLLISGFNPRSLWGLHRWYKRSCGDYPWRGDFVNLGRLKDWLSLLGCDIVGGRMCCYAPPLSNAGLMQHFEFMEAAGDRWWAMGGGVYFIHAVKRVHGMRLITPRWQGRSKFARALSPATRSLQNGSKCCDK
- the gloB gene encoding hydroxyacylglutathione hydrolase; the protein is MNTDLHITPIAAFSDNYIWVIHNQRYAVAVDPGDANAVTAFLRQHDLSLAAILITHHHHDHTGGNEALVLAFNVPVYGPSRESIPCLTHPLSESSTIRLEELDLELRILDVPGHTAGHIAYYADGMLFCGDTLFGCGCGRLFEGTPEQMLASLSKLGQLPENTSVYCAHEYTLSNIEFALTLEPDNQALQARAATDLNSILEGRPTLPSTIARERATNPFLRCHLPSARVAAQQATGKSITGIVEIFSALRTLKNDFRTS
- a CDS encoding LysM peptidoglycan-binding domain-containing protein, with translation MIELRNFETFPNKFKQFLLCFGLLAPLASIADSGIISSAAASSNNTYISTAPTSASGNANTQNSANDQGDTADLWDRIRMGFGMDTLDTPLVATHINWYAQRPEYVRRMVERSRRYLYHILGEVEKRGMPTEIALLPMVESAFNPMAYSTSHASGIWQFVPATGKDFGLKQNGWYDGRRDIIAATDAALDYLTKLHNQFGTWELALAAYNCGEGCVARAIAKNQAQGLPTDYLSLNLPTETRHYVPKLLAVKQIIADPESAGLNLDSIPNQAYFTTVTLTKPIDVSLAAKLANMPVNEFVSLNPAYNKPVVRSDTPAQLLLPVDKVDTFSNNLQNYDRPLVTWQVYAAKIGERISTIAKKFGVTVTWLKEHNPIQLSHKGKLTSDHALMVPLKGNADNTYATDKTNNKIALAEPGIVKVSMQDTPGQGIPNKTARIEQSHQEKMPREITVKAGDTLYNLATRYQVTAHELAQWNKIKPNQLKLGQTLIVAAPNDSHETSSKHETNDRQDKSGSRKADKKPVRQEKPRHYIVRKGDTLSSIAQKYDLAIDDIQRWNKLKHHAVLQPGSKLLLKSG